One Aquisediminimonas profunda genomic region harbors:
- a CDS encoding SDR family NAD(P)-dependent oxidoreductase, with amino-acid sequence MSTEVLAGQTAFVTGGYGAIASASATLLARDGAAVLLMGRRKDALERARAAILAEVSDARVELFVGDAVQDSDVGAAIKAAYAIADRLDIVVATVGGVDFRPFEAMEAQHLRDNFDYNVTSAFHAMHHAVPLMKDGGSIVCISSTEAARPTFPFASYHVSKSALEALVRAAAEELGAKSIRVNAVRPGLTRSGATEDAMLIPEVIEIYQREVVLPRFGEPVDIANAVRYLAGPEASWVTGQSFAVDGGIGLHRHPFLAETPLLAAAMSQG; translated from the coding sequence ATGAGTACCGAGGTGCTTGCGGGTCAGACCGCGTTCGTAACGGGCGGCTATGGGGCTATCGCTAGTGCATCAGCCACGCTTCTCGCCCGAGATGGCGCAGCTGTGCTGCTTATGGGTCGCCGAAAGGATGCCTTGGAACGGGCCCGGGCAGCGATTCTGGCAGAAGTGTCAGACGCTCGCGTGGAACTATTTGTGGGCGATGCTGTTCAAGACAGCGACGTTGGAGCGGCAATCAAGGCCGCTTATGCAATTGCCGATCGCCTCGATATCGTTGTAGCTACAGTCGGCGGTGTCGACTTCAGGCCATTCGAAGCGATGGAAGCGCAGCACCTTCGCGACAATTTCGACTATAACGTCACAAGTGCTTTCCACGCCATGCATCACGCCGTGCCACTGATGAAGGACGGCGGATCGATTGTGTGCATTTCCTCGACTGAGGCGGCAAGACCTACCTTCCCTTTTGCCAGTTATCATGTCTCGAAGTCAGCCCTCGAAGCATTGGTGCGAGCAGCCGCCGAGGAACTGGGCGCGAAGAGTATCCGCGTCAATGCAGTTCGGCCTGGACTGACCCGATCGGGAGCGACCGAAGATGCGATGTTGATCCCCGAGGTAATCGAGATATACCAACGTGAAGTCGTTTTGCCTCGTTTCGGCGAGCCGGTCGATATCGCGAACGCGGTGCGCTATCTTGCTGGACCAGAGGCCTCCTGGGTGACAGGCCAAAGCTTTGCGGTCGATGGCGGCATCGGGCTGCACCGCCATCCCTTCCTCGCCGAGACCCCGCTACTCGCCGCGGCGATGTCCCAAGGGTGA
- a CDS encoding tyrosine-type recombinase/integrase has product MPTARAKQRPLYRRGEFSLAWDTDAKGQLRTPYLTIFWYDPARRRVRSTSTGTAELELGKLKLDIHYLERSNGSAVCKACGQTLNGKTQPLVADAISNYMLTHGSKRASAEAIAARLAHILDYLEELGGPPVTCDAIDEAWIAEFRKWALARPVVGKKGKSRKRAPSTVENSVIQLRAALAAANRRGDTLSPPKFRAVQPAKVNNSPRWRASVTEMAAMMSYAMQGGTRTRALHRFLVASIATLARPDAVMDMSTDPARGQWRSGLKTFELNPSGRIQTKKYRPSVCVPRLLMAWLESTDGYFVRNEKGRVSSVQAAWSTMRNELGLPQECTTKSIRRSMATLLRSMHVPLDQLEMQMGHRSLNATTQIYAPDDPDYLADSLKAIETIMDQIEALAPGAFTGLAPEAISASDRPTSPSP; this is encoded by the coding sequence ATGCCGACAGCGCGAGCAAAACAGCGCCCCCTCTATCGGCGCGGGGAATTCTCACTTGCTTGGGACACGGATGCAAAAGGGCAGCTACGAACCCCCTATCTCACAATCTTCTGGTATGACCCTGCGCGCCGTCGGGTCAGAAGCACTTCAACGGGCACGGCGGAGCTTGAGCTCGGTAAACTGAAGTTGGACATTCATTATCTTGAACGTAGCAATGGGTCGGCAGTGTGCAAGGCATGCGGCCAAACACTGAACGGCAAGACGCAGCCTTTGGTCGCCGATGCAATCTCCAATTACATGCTTACGCATGGCAGCAAACGCGCTTCGGCTGAGGCGATAGCCGCTCGACTGGCTCATATTCTCGACTATCTTGAAGAACTCGGCGGTCCGCCAGTAACATGTGACGCCATTGATGAGGCCTGGATTGCCGAGTTTAGAAAATGGGCTCTCGCGCGGCCTGTCGTTGGAAAGAAAGGCAAGTCACGAAAGCGTGCGCCGTCCACGGTAGAAAATAGCGTCATTCAACTTCGAGCCGCGCTGGCAGCAGCGAATCGTCGCGGAGACACTTTGAGCCCGCCGAAGTTTCGGGCGGTGCAGCCCGCAAAGGTCAACAACAGTCCACGCTGGCGGGCCAGCGTCACTGAAATGGCTGCAATGATGTCATATGCGATGCAAGGTGGAACGCGAACGCGAGCTCTCCATCGGTTTCTCGTCGCCTCTATTGCAACGCTTGCAAGGCCCGACGCCGTAATGGACATGTCAACTGATCCTGCACGAGGCCAATGGCGCTCGGGACTTAAGACTTTTGAGCTCAATCCTTCAGGACGAATTCAGACCAAGAAGTACCGGCCGAGCGTTTGTGTACCGCGACTTTTGATGGCCTGGCTAGAGTCAACCGATGGCTACTTTGTGCGAAACGAAAAAGGTCGAGTGTCATCGGTGCAGGCGGCTTGGTCGACCATGCGAAATGAACTAGGTCTACCCCAAGAATGCACCACGAAAAGCATCCGCCGGTCGATGGCAACGCTTTTGAGGTCAATGCATGTCCCGTTAGATCAACTCGAAATGCAGATGGGTCACAGGTCACTCAATGCGACGACGCAGATCTATGCACCAGATGATCCAGACTATTTGGCCGATTCTCTTAAGGCAATAGAGACAATCATGGACCAGATAGAGGCGCTTGCACCGGGCGCATTCACCGGACTTGCACCGGAGGCAATTAGTGCGTCGGATCGCCCGACTTCACCAAGCCCTTGA
- a CDS encoding NtaA/DmoA family FMN-dependent monooxygenase (This protein belongs to a clade of FMN-dependent monooxygenases, within a broader family of flavin-dependent oxidoreductases, the luciferase-like monooxygenase (LMM) family, some of whose members use coenzyme F420 rather than FMN.), whose translation MSSLKKRMRFSMFSSFCPAGGPPNLWYHEKAVNFDYLNLDHWIKLAQDLEEAKFDCIFWADHSGLHDTFKDSYAPAVELALQFPIADPMFLAAALASSTTNLGLTVSANVIQHHPYVFARKIATLDHLLRGRLSWNVVTSFQRTAWQNQGYDAVEPHAVRYARGEEYLEVIYKLLEGSWEDDAVVRDIKARLYADASKVHEIHHEGRLYRVPGINTVEPSPQRTPFLFQAGASKEGRDFSAANAEAIFIFGSAENTLASMKPTIADMAQRLVSMGRRPSDLLIFAGRNYVVGSTEEEARRLDREIQQMHRESDFCPAYMSSMMGLDLSKIDLDVPIGDFETDAVQGNFRMLADSAPDKRSTFRDVAIALSGNRFVGTPEQAADEIEEWYDAGIRGINYQQLTGMGEVYTFIEQVCPVLKARGLMQEEYAPGTVREKMFAGTDSPSGPHLNDRHKAARFRHI comes from the coding sequence GTGTCGTCCCTGAAAAAAAGAATGCGCTTTTCGATGTTTTCCAGCTTCTGTCCGGCTGGAGGGCCGCCAAACCTTTGGTACCACGAAAAGGCTGTCAACTTCGACTACCTGAATTTGGACCATTGGATCAAGCTGGCCCAAGACCTTGAGGAAGCAAAATTCGATTGCATCTTCTGGGCCGATCACAGCGGACTGCATGACACCTTTAAAGACTCTTACGCGCCAGCAGTGGAACTCGCATTGCAGTTTCCTATCGCGGATCCCATGTTCCTCGCGGCTGCTCTCGCGTCCTCGACTACTAACCTTGGTCTTACTGTCAGTGCGAACGTCATTCAGCACCATCCATACGTCTTTGCACGCAAAATCGCGACTCTGGATCATCTGCTCCGAGGTCGGCTTTCTTGGAATGTCGTGACGTCTTTTCAGAGAACCGCATGGCAGAATCAGGGCTACGACGCCGTCGAACCGCATGCTGTGCGCTACGCACGGGGCGAAGAATATCTGGAGGTGATTTACAAGCTCCTTGAGGGCTCATGGGAAGATGATGCGGTCGTGCGAGACATTAAGGCGCGACTTTACGCAGACGCGTCCAAAGTTCACGAAATTCATCATGAGGGGCGCTTGTACAGGGTGCCAGGGATAAATACGGTCGAGCCGTCTCCGCAAAGAACGCCATTCTTGTTCCAGGCTGGCGCATCCAAAGAAGGGCGCGATTTTTCTGCGGCCAATGCAGAGGCGATTTTCATTTTTGGGAGTGCCGAGAACACTCTGGCTTCAATGAAACCAACCATCGCGGACATGGCGCAAAGGCTTGTCAGCATGGGACGCAGGCCGAGCGATCTGCTCATATTTGCCGGGCGCAATTACGTAGTCGGCTCCACGGAAGAGGAAGCCCGCCGACTTGATCGCGAGATTCAGCAGATGCATCGCGAATCGGACTTTTGTCCGGCCTATATGAGTTCAATGATGGGGCTCGATCTGAGCAAGATCGATCTCGATGTTCCGATCGGCGACTTTGAGACTGATGCTGTTCAAGGCAACTTCCGCATGTTGGCGGATTCGGCTCCGGACAAGCGCTCGACGTTCAGGGACGTTGCAATAGCGCTTTCCGGGAACAGGTTCGTTGGAACGCCTGAGCAGGCGGCGGATGAAATAGAGGAATGGTACGATGCTGGCATAAGAGGCATAAACTACCAGCAATTGACCGGCATGGGCGAAGTCTACACTTTCATCGAACAGGTTTGTCCTGTGCTCAAGGCACGCGGACTCATGCAGGAGGAATACGCGCCCGGCACGGTACGCGAAAAGATGTTTGCCGGAACTGACAGTCCGAGTGGCCCACATTTGAACGACCGACACAAGGCCGCAAGGTTCCGGCATATTTAG
- a CDS encoding SMP-30/gluconolactonase/LRE family protein, which produces MDIRRLGDVRTILGEGPYWDVRDQVLFFVDIRGYRLWRYDPGTEQFSSWETPVQPSAITRTVDGGLLVALADGFYSFDEATGMFDLIAKVDFDCEKVQLNDAKVDRQGRFVAGATDKGAKAPLASVYSFDGLTVTELDAGYTICNGPCWSPDGKTFYLADTMPTNEIYAYDYDNITGKISNKRLFADCSSAGGYADGATIDADGRLWMAMTGGGILACFEADGTVRRTIETDVKWISSVQFGGPNLDKLYFTSFDAEAAAGYPPDSNSGYLYVVDGLDVKGLPEPLALTPQRQI; this is translated from the coding sequence TTGGATATCCGTCGGCTCGGAGATGTAAGAACCATTCTAGGCGAGGGCCCGTACTGGGATGTTCGCGATCAGGTTCTTTTTTTCGTGGACATTCGCGGGTATCGCCTGTGGCGCTACGATCCCGGGACAGAACAGTTTTCGAGCTGGGAAACGCCTGTGCAACCTTCTGCAATCACTCGAACGGTTGATGGTGGGCTGCTCGTGGCGCTGGCCGATGGATTCTACAGCTTCGACGAAGCCACTGGAATGTTCGACTTGATCGCGAAAGTTGATTTCGATTGCGAGAAGGTGCAGCTGAATGACGCGAAGGTCGATCGCCAAGGGCGTTTTGTCGCCGGTGCGACTGACAAGGGAGCCAAAGCTCCCCTGGCATCAGTGTACAGCTTCGATGGCTTGACGGTGACAGAGCTCGATGCAGGATACACGATCTGCAACGGACCCTGCTGGAGCCCGGACGGGAAGACATTCTACCTTGCCGACACTATGCCGACGAACGAAATTTACGCCTATGACTACGACAACATAACCGGCAAGATATCCAATAAGAGGCTCTTTGCCGATTGTTCTTCGGCCGGCGGATATGCCGATGGGGCGACAATCGACGCAGATGGACGTTTGTGGATGGCCATGACCGGAGGTGGTATCCTCGCGTGCTTCGAAGCGGACGGTACGGTTCGCCGCACGATAGAAACGGATGTGAAATGGATTTCGAGCGTTCAGTTCGGCGGGCCTAATCTGGACAAGCTTTATTTTACTTCGTTTGATGCAGAGGCTGCAGCGGGCTATCCACCGGATAGCAATAGCGGTTATCTGTATGTAGTTGATGGCCTCGATGTAAAAGGGCTTCCAGAGCCGCTTGCATTGACGCCACAGCGACAAATTTGA
- a CDS encoding SDR family NAD(P)-dependent oxidoreductase, producing MNRVKGKVAIITGAASPIGLGYASAAALLREGAHVMITDIDEVRIRAASKALGEEGHVACLTQDIADEDGWDRVIAETVRQFGRLDIMVNNAAMGAAGGMDVITLADWEKVISINLTGTFLGSRAAMRQMRAQRSGGSIINLSSIYGGVAAYPNLPAYTASKGGVRALSRTIALEGAVEGIRCNIVHPGIIVTEMQHNAPREIVEASAASVPMKRMGEPKDIANAVLFLACDESSYITGTEIIVDGGFTAQ from the coding sequence ATGAATAGAGTAAAGGGCAAAGTCGCCATCATAACAGGCGCAGCATCGCCCATCGGGCTTGGTTACGCTTCGGCTGCCGCGCTCTTGCGCGAAGGCGCTCATGTCATGATCACCGACATTGATGAAGTTCGCATTCGCGCTGCCTCCAAGGCACTGGGTGAAGAGGGCCATGTGGCGTGCCTGACGCAGGACATTGCCGATGAAGATGGATGGGATCGCGTTATCGCCGAGACTGTTCGTCAGTTCGGGCGACTAGACATCATGGTCAATAATGCCGCAATGGGCGCTGCGGGCGGCATGGATGTCATAACGCTCGCCGATTGGGAAAAGGTAATTAGCATCAACCTGACGGGGACGTTTCTCGGTTCCAGGGCCGCCATGCGCCAGATGCGCGCCCAAAGGTCCGGCGGTTCTATAATCAATCTTTCGTCAATTTATGGTGGTGTCGCAGCATATCCAAACCTGCCGGCCTACACAGCAAGCAAGGGCGGCGTTCGCGCACTGAGCAGGACGATCGCGTTGGAAGGGGCAGTCGAGGGTATTAGATGCAATATCGTCCATCCGGGGATCATCGTCACCGAGATGCAGCATAATGCGCCGCGCGAGATCGTTGAGGCTTCCGCCGCGTCAGTTCCCATGAAGAGAATGGGAGAGCCAAAAGACATCGCCAACGCGGTATTGTTTCTCGCCTGTGATGAGAGCTCATATATCACCGGGACCGAGATCATCGTGGATGGCGGGTTCACAGCCCAATAA
- a CDS encoding TetR/AcrR family transcriptional regulator: MSETGAKGLRAKAALMDAACSVFSDMGFTHARVQDITYHAGFSLGAFYRYFTDKDDILSAIASEYFEQAYATTFLGAHYDPSNPMESLQRSTAQTVNFAYENRDLEKILWETSQFNSRIEDQWSELRGRIYKKIARLIARAQEDKIGYPSIDPVYTAELLTGMTELAVYRKLVRPDRISADVPRILTEQLTDLWARVLFLPEVRLAAAKKTEESSQLSAKQMGSLSTNLADVVGSNAID; the protein is encoded by the coding sequence GTGAGCGAGACAGGCGCAAAGGGGTTGAGGGCGAAGGCTGCGTTAATGGATGCAGCTTGCTCGGTTTTCAGTGACATGGGATTTACTCATGCCCGTGTTCAGGACATTACCTATCACGCGGGTTTCTCGCTCGGCGCTTTTTATCGCTACTTCACCGACAAGGACGATATACTCTCAGCCATCGCCTCGGAGTATTTTGAACAGGCCTACGCCACAACATTCCTTGGGGCGCATTATGACCCCTCCAATCCAATGGAGTCCCTTCAAAGGTCGACGGCGCAAACTGTCAATTTCGCATATGAAAACAGGGATCTAGAAAAGATCCTGTGGGAGACGTCCCAGTTCAACAGCCGTATTGAAGATCAGTGGAGTGAGCTTCGCGGGCGAATTTACAAGAAGATCGCCCGTTTGATAGCTCGTGCCCAGGAAGACAAAATCGGATATCCCAGCATCGATCCGGTCTATACTGCGGAGTTGCTCACAGGGATGACTGAACTTGCCGTATATAGAAAGCTTGTGCGGCCGGATCGGATTTCCGCGGACGTACCGAGGATTCTGACCGAGCAGTTGACGGACCTTTGGGCTAGAGTTCTGTTTTTACCAGAGGTCAGGCTCGCGGCGGCTAAGAAAACTGAGGAGTCGAGTCAACTGAGTGCCAAACAGATGGGGTCTCTTAGCACTAATTTGGCGGATGTTGTCGGTTCAAATGCAATTGATTGA
- a CDS encoding flavin reductase family protein, translated as MKVILAENLPSIDGTLYRSISGQWLTGVTVVTTRDEHDRAVGLTMSAVSPLSLNPPQFLVNLDLGSETLTAILVRKAFCINFLGSNQREVCSQFAKKGSDKFAGMAHRSGELGMPVIEGAIAYVECTVADVFNSGDHSIIVGDARYGKVSGGSPLAYFRSAFRELAHCE; from the coding sequence ATGAAAGTGATTCTTGCTGAAAATTTGCCGTCGATTGATGGCACTTTGTATCGATCTATTTCTGGCCAATGGCTTACAGGGGTCACGGTTGTCACCACACGGGATGAACATGATCGCGCCGTTGGGTTGACGATGAGTGCGGTTTCTCCGCTCTCACTTAACCCTCCCCAATTTCTCGTCAATCTGGATTTGGGTTCAGAAACCCTGACGGCCATTTTGGTGCGCAAGGCCTTTTGCATCAATTTTCTCGGATCGAACCAGCGCGAAGTGTGCTCGCAATTCGCAAAGAAGGGGAGTGACAAGTTTGCGGGCATGGCACATCGATCCGGTGAACTGGGAATGCCGGTGATCGAGGGCGCAATTGCCTATGTTGAATGCACTGTTGCTGACGTCTTCAATAGCGGCGATCACTCGATCATTGTGGGCGACGCGCGTTATGGAAAAGTGTCTGGCGGATCGCCGCTGGCGTATTTTCGGAGTGCTTTTCGTGAGCTCGCACATTGCGAATGA
- a CDS encoding aspartate/glutamate racemase family protein: MAAKILWLSDSTATQHGTSDPVEQDIIFSNMLGFAKKLARPDTEIDIAFLEHNIGSDYVPTMRYPRTFMAVEMVERIMQAEADGYDAAFAGMCYGEFFLQDARQAVRMPVVGPAESAMIVAQSLGKKFAVLTTAVSFEHVMEENIRFHRWEGAAISHRPVRSLEFSSDGPEGVGRVLVQMMLDAYAGRPERMIEQFDQAAQELVRDGADVVICGCNPLGAALSQVGYNEVSGTGVPVVTALPAQIKMAEMLIDLKRGVGWSKTEAVVGPYLSTPPEILDDLAARGIGMPQVRKNASKSAKVRLHAA, from the coding sequence ATGGCTGCGAAAATTCTCTGGCTTTCGGATTCCACTGCGACTCAGCACGGAACGTCTGATCCTGTCGAGCAGGACATCATCTTTTCGAATATGCTCGGGTTTGCAAAGAAGCTCGCTCGGCCAGACACTGAAATCGACATTGCCTTTCTCGAGCACAACATTGGCAGTGACTATGTTCCCACCATGCGATATCCGCGCACTTTCATGGCGGTCGAGATGGTTGAGCGCATCATGCAGGCCGAAGCAGACGGTTATGACGCCGCATTCGCGGGCATGTGTTATGGCGAGTTCTTCCTGCAGGATGCTAGGCAGGCGGTCCGGATGCCGGTAGTCGGTCCGGCGGAATCGGCAATGATTGTTGCCCAGTCGCTTGGAAAGAAATTTGCTGTCCTGACCACTGCCGTGAGTTTCGAGCATGTTATGGAGGAGAATATTCGTTTCCATCGCTGGGAAGGCGCGGCTATCAGCCATCGCCCGGTCCGGTCTCTGGAGTTTTCGTCTGATGGACCCGAAGGGGTCGGACGCGTTTTGGTCCAGATGATGCTGGACGCCTATGCAGGGCGTCCAGAGAGAATGATCGAGCAATTTGACCAAGCCGCTCAGGAGCTTGTTCGCGATGGCGCAGATGTTGTGATATGCGGCTGCAACCCGCTCGGTGCAGCATTGTCTCAGGTAGGTTATAACGAAGTATCGGGAACCGGAGTTCCAGTCGTGACTGCGCTGCCGGCACAGATCAAGATGGCTGAGATGTTGATTGATCTGAAGCGCGGTGTCGGCTGGAGCAAGACAGAGGCTGTTGTTGGACCTTATCTCAGCACGCCGCCTGAGATTTTGGACGATCTCGCTGCACGCGGAATTGGGATGCCGCAAGTTCGTAAGAATGCGAGCAAGTCCGCAAAGGTCAGACTTCACGCAGCCTGA
- a CDS encoding EthD domain-containing protein — protein MIKMICHFKRKPGMTLEEMKDRYENGHVPFMLEMCPPVMDYRRNYRIEDGKFDPFEDGSTAEPDYDVITEVWFRNREEFEAMAEFVSRPDIAPVIIADEEQFMDRSASRMALVEEVCTDPAHLSVSRDE, from the coding sequence ATGATCAAGATGATATGCCATTTCAAGCGCAAGCCAGGCATGACTCTCGAAGAGATGAAGGATCGTTACGAGAACGGCCATGTCCCGTTCATGTTAGAGATGTGCCCACCAGTAATGGATTATCGCCGGAATTACAGAATCGAGGACGGCAAGTTCGATCCTTTCGAGGATGGAAGCACCGCGGAGCCGGACTATGACGTGATCACCGAGGTTTGGTTCCGCAATCGGGAAGAGTTCGAGGCCATGGCGGAATTCGTCTCACGTCCAGATATCGCTCCGGTCATAATTGCCGATGAAGAGCAGTTCATGGATCGGTCGGCGTCCCGAATGGCATTAGTTGAGGAGGTCTGCACTGATCCTGCTCATTTGTCGGTTTCTCGTGACGAGTGA
- a CDS encoding glucose 1-dehydrogenase, translated as MGRLFENRVVIVTGAGGAIGRAAAIGFAKEGASVIVSDLKPDTAHETTELVKQAGGQSIAVCGDISIDAEVQRLVSSAVETFGSLDCAFNNAGITPADDHTWNEDVFRRTFEINLLSQFLCLKYQIPEMLKRGRGAIVNTASIMGLVSAGEPATPAYTSSKHAVIGLTKAAALAYAKQNIRVNVLCPGVVRSAMSEQVMAISEDMRARLMNHAPMGRIAEPEEVAEAAIWLCSDKASFVTGHSMVVDGGFTAQ; from the coding sequence ATGGGCAGACTATTTGAAAACAGGGTGGTCATTGTCACCGGCGCTGGCGGTGCGATTGGTCGCGCTGCCGCCATTGGCTTTGCAAAGGAAGGGGCAAGCGTAATCGTCTCGGACTTGAAGCCTGACACGGCACATGAAACGACGGAGTTGGTGAAGCAGGCGGGCGGACAATCGATCGCGGTTTGCGGGGATATTTCGATAGACGCGGAGGTCCAGCGACTCGTGTCGAGTGCTGTTGAAACGTTCGGCAGCCTTGACTGTGCGTTCAATAACGCTGGTATCACGCCGGCGGACGACCATACTTGGAATGAGGATGTGTTCCGCCGCACATTCGAAATCAATCTGCTCAGCCAGTTTCTTTGCCTGAAGTATCAAATTCCCGAAATGCTCAAGCGTGGTCGCGGGGCCATTGTGAACACTGCGTCTATCATGGGCCTGGTAAGCGCGGGAGAGCCCGCGACTCCCGCCTATACGTCCAGCAAGCATGCTGTGATTGGTTTGACCAAGGCAGCGGCCTTGGCTTACGCCAAGCAAAACATCAGGGTGAATGTCCTCTGCCCTGGCGTTGTTCGCAGTGCCATGTCCGAACAAGTCATGGCTATTAGTGAGGACATGCGCGCCAGGCTAATGAACCATGCGCCAATGGGACGCATCGCAGAACCTGAGGAGGTCGCCGAAGCGGCGATCTGGCTGTGTTCGGACAAGGCAAGCTTCGTCACAGGCCATTCCATGGTCGTAGATGGCGGCTTCACTGCTCAATAG
- a CDS encoding NAD-dependent epimerase/dehydratase family protein yields MKILVVGGNGSLGGHSATHLAQKGYDVSVASRRRPQDGTPMAGLPFLQGDYVNGDFSPARLEGFDSIVFAAQNDMRHLPPSEDLNRHLLKANVEGIPKFVRSARQAGVRRVVHLGSFYTQAKPELEKTDFYIHTRRLTCEGVRAETGPGFDVVAVNPPFMIGAVPGLDSPLINAIVEWAEGNTDVPLFAPLGGTNFMSYRSLSQAIEGALLRGEPGKAYLVGDENLSIADLSNLFFKAAGNPKVVEARAEQHPIFSELVLPQGPNNWIRYEPDPAETALLGYMRNDVSNGVADALAQYEATH; encoded by the coding sequence ATGAAGATTCTGGTCGTAGGCGGCAACGGCTCACTTGGTGGTCACTCGGCGACCCACTTGGCCCAAAAGGGCTACGACGTGTCGGTGGCCTCGAGAAGGCGTCCGCAAGACGGAACGCCAATGGCCGGATTGCCGTTCCTGCAGGGCGACTATGTCAATGGAGACTTTTCACCAGCAAGATTGGAGGGTTTCGACTCAATTGTCTTCGCCGCGCAGAATGACATGCGTCACCTGCCACCTTCAGAAGACTTGAACCGGCATCTGCTAAAAGCGAATGTCGAAGGAATCCCGAAGTTTGTCCGCTCAGCTAGGCAAGCAGGAGTCAGGCGCGTTGTTCACCTAGGTAGCTTCTACACACAGGCGAAACCGGAGCTCGAGAAAACGGATTTCTACATTCATACCCGGCGCCTCACCTGTGAAGGGGTGCGAGCAGAAACCGGACCGGGATTCGATGTTGTCGCGGTCAATCCGCCGTTCATGATTGGCGCCGTTCCGGGTCTGGATAGCCCGCTGATCAATGCAATCGTGGAATGGGCGGAAGGTAACACGGACGTACCGTTGTTTGCTCCTTTGGGGGGCACCAACTTCATGAGTTACCGGTCGCTGAGCCAAGCGATCGAGGGAGCTCTGTTGCGAGGCGAACCAGGCAAGGCCTATCTGGTGGGTGACGAAAATCTGAGCATCGCGGACCTGTCGAACCTGTTCTTCAAAGCGGCCGGAAATCCAAAAGTTGTCGAAGCGCGCGCCGAGCAGCATCCGATCTTCTCGGAATTGGTGCTCCCTCAGGGGCCTAACAACTGGATCCGATATGAACCCGATCCTGCCGAAACTGCACTCCTTGGCTATATGAGGAACGACGTATCCAATGGCGTTGCCGATGCTTTGGCACAATATGAAGCGACGCATTGA
- the maiA gene encoding maleylacetoacetate isomerase yields MEGKSKITLHGYFRSTASWRVRIALNLKGIDADHVFHHLRRGEQHAPSYLALNPQGLVPALTLGDGVVLTQSLAICEYLDETFPSPPLLPADPVQRAKARALAYIIACDTHPVQNLKILDRLRQSGLGDDSVKIWAATAIDEGLNAAAALLGPAEGIAGFAFGDGPGLFELCLIPQLANARRFGVDLRWPALAAIENRCVILPAFAAAMPEAQADAET; encoded by the coding sequence ATGGAAGGCAAATCAAAGATTACGCTGCACGGGTATTTCCGTTCAACAGCGTCCTGGCGTGTCCGCATTGCTTTAAACCTCAAAGGCATTGATGCAGACCATGTGTTCCATCATTTGCGTCGTGGAGAACAGCACGCGCCAAGCTATTTGGCGTTAAATCCCCAGGGCCTGGTTCCAGCCTTGACCTTGGGGGACGGCGTTGTTCTCACCCAGTCGCTCGCTATTTGTGAGTATCTCGACGAGACGTTTCCGTCGCCGCCGCTGCTTCCCGCTGATCCAGTCCAACGCGCAAAGGCAAGAGCGTTGGCTTACATAATTGCATGCGACACTCATCCAGTGCAGAATCTAAAAATACTTGATCGGTTGCGACAGTCAGGTCTCGGTGATGACTCTGTAAAGATCTGGGCCGCCACCGCAATTGACGAAGGGCTGAATGCTGCAGCGGCGCTTCTGGGGCCCGCTGAAGGGATTGCTGGTTTCGCATTCGGCGATGGGCCCGGCCTATTTGAGCTGTGTTTGATTCCACAACTTGCAAATGCGCGACGGTTTGGGGTTGATTTGCGCTGGCCCGCACTCGCGGCGATCGAAAACCGTTGCGTGATCCTGCCCGCTTTTGCGGCAGCAATGCCCGAAGCTCAGGCTGATGCGGAAACATAA